The Raphanus sativus cultivar WK10039 chromosome 2, ASM80110v3, whole genome shotgun sequence genome includes a region encoding these proteins:
- the LOC108819653 gene encoding BAG family molecular chaperone regulator 2-like, whose product MMKFKSKRFGIRFGFGKRTNNKGTQQDQQQKGFGNNNNNSSSSNYEIKWELRPGGMLVQKRQESIGEDLISIRVSTFAHFHDLSIEATSTFGELKMVLALLTSLEPKQQRLLFRGKEREDNEYLHMVGVGEKDRVLLLEDPAFKEKKLLNNISTSCHTIIV is encoded by the exons ATGATGAAGTTCAAGTCCAAGAGATTTGGCATTAGGTTCGGTTTTGGTAAAAGAACCAACAATAAAGGCACACAACAAGATCAACAACAAAAGGGATTTGGtaataacaacaacaatagTAGCAGCAGCAACTATGAGATCAAATGGGAACTTAGGCCAGGAGGTATGCTTGTTCAAAAGAGACAAGAGAGCATTGGTGAAGACTTGATCTCCATAAGAGTCTCTACTTTTGCTCATTTTCATGATCTCTCCATAGAAGCCACCTCCACTTTTG GAGAACTTAAGATGGTACTAGCATTGCTCACCAGTCTCGAGCCAAAACAACAACGGCTATTGTTTAGAGGGAAAGAAAGAGAGGATAATGAATATCTACACATGGTTGGTGTTGGAGAAAAAGACAGAGTGTTGTTGTTAGAAGATCCTGCCTTCAAAGAGAAAAAGCTTCTAAACAACATTTCTACTTCTTGCCATACTATAATCGTATAA
- the LOC108819639 gene encoding uncharacterized protein LOC108819639 has translation MCSEPSPVAGEKKQSRRTSNRIKKRKYIAMMDDDSPSNLETSRNKQIRTKTKKPKFLSLKLEINTSHEIDESHVATSNKKKSKQKPSKEGAGTTPFKEKKRVEESTVRGGEKEEEQYDTVAAYLFSSTTDSTISSIHDLLPSSAPADEEGRNMSPYDFQEHGSTSTSLLLTAMRKGASKEETTAERWVSYSEVVDEVMSRSGTPRCCGGDGNDIGRPSSLALKLDYEQIMEAWPDKGTLYVDGEPPQTVPDLHASTDVYTGGGDAGNLWAVPEMEMEMEMETTESLWRGHREASLLRYKEKRQSRLFSKRIRYQVRKLNAEKRPRVKGRFVKRDDL, from the exons ATGTGTAGCGAACCCAGTCCAGTGGCtggagaaaaaaaacagagcaggAGAACATCCAATAGGATCAAGAAGAGGAAATACATAGCCATGATGGATGACGACTCTCCTTCGAATCTTGAAACGTCTCGTAATAAGCAGATCAGAACAAAGACGAAGAAACCTAAATTTCTCAGTCTCAAGCTCGAAATCAACACTTCTCACGAGATCGACGAGAGTCATGTAGCCACgtcaaacaaaaagaagagcAAACAAAAACCATCGAAAGAAGGAGCTGGTACGACACCGTttaaggagaagaagagagtggaGGAGAGTACTGTGAGAggaggagagaaagaagaagagcagtACGACACAGTCGCAGCTTACCTCTTCAGTTCAACCACCGACAGCACAATATCATCGATCCACGATCTGCTCCCCTCCTCCGCCCCCGCCGATGAGGAAGGAAGGAACATGTCTCCGTACGACTTTCAGGAGCATGGATCGACCTCTACTTCGCTTCTACTGACAGCCATGAGGAAAGGAGCGAGCAAGGAGGAGACTACGGCGGAGCGGTGGGTGAGTTATTCGGAGGTTGTGGACGAGGTGATGAGTAGGAGCGGAACTCCGCGTTGTTGCGGCGGAGATGGGAACGATATTGGAAGGCCTTCTTCGCTGGCTCTGAAGCTTGATTACGAGCAGATCATGGAGGCTTGGCCGGATAAAGGTACTCTTTATGTCGACGGAGAACCGCCGCAGACGGTCCCGGACTTGCATGCTTCCACTGAT GTGTATACCGGCGGTGGAGACGCAGGGAATTTATGGGCGGTGccggagatggagatggagatggagatggagacgACGGAGTCGTTATGGAGAGGGCATAGAGAAGCGAGCTTGCTACGGTATAAAGAGAAACGGCAAAGCCGCCTTTTCTCTAAGCGGATTCGATACCAAGTTCGTAAACTCAACGCTGAGAAACGTCCTCGTGTTAAA GGCCGGTTTGTGAAGAGGGACGATTTGTAA
- the LOC108829849 gene encoding uncharacterized protein LOC108829849 gives MGGVTSSIAAKLAFCPPSPSSYSLVSDEVTGLFLMNPFPHRENVEILKLRTRKGTEIVAMYVRHPMATSTLLYSHGNAADLGQMYKLFIELSIHLKVNLMGYDYSGYGQSTGKPSENHTYADIEAAYKCLEESYGSKQEDVILYGQSVGSGPTLDLAARLPQLKAVVLHSPILSGLRVMYPVKKTYWFDIYKNIDKITLVNCPVLVIHGTSDEVVDCSHGKQLWELSKEKYEPLWLEGGSHCDLEHYPEYIKHLKKFIATVERPLSSRARASTSQSENKSGDVEMPRQSVDRREKPPRQSVDRREKEKPPKGPSKKSKLRITFEQHLDRSRRSVDLHDKTRKSVDHHHHQIERGRKSVDKLDRVRSE, from the exons ATGGGAGGAGTGACGTCATCGATTGCGGCGAAGTTGGCTTTTTGTCCGCCGAGTCCGTCGTCATACAGTCTCGTCTCGGACGAAGTGACAGGACTTTTTCTGATGAACCCGTTTCCTCACCGTGAGAACGTGGAAATCTTAAAGCTTAGGACACGTAAAGGAACAGAGATCGTAGCTATGTACGTCAGACACCCGATGGCTACTTCTACTCTGCTTTATTCACATGGAAACGCAGCCGATCTGGGCCAGATGTATAAGCTATTCATCGAGCTCAGCATTCATCTCAAGGTTAATCTTATGGG TTACGATTACTCAGGGTATGGACAGTCTACTGGAAAG CCCAGTGAGAACCACACATATGCTGATATAGAAGCTGCGTATAAATGTCTCGAAGAGAGCTATGGATCAAAACAGGAAGATGTAATCCTTTATGGTCAGTCCGTAGGAAGTGGACCTACACTAGATCTCGCTGCTCGATTGCCTCAGTTAAAAGCTGTTGTTCTCCATAGCCCCATTCTTTCAGGCCTAAGAGTAATGTATCCAGTGAAGAAGACTTATTGGTTTGACATCTACAAG AATATTGACAAGATCACACTTGTGAATTGCCCGGTTCTTGTCATTCAC GGGACTTCAGATGAAGTTGTGGACTGTTCCCATGGTAAACAGTTGTGGGAACTCTCTAAAGAGAAGTATGAACCGCTTTGGCTCGAAGGAGGTAGCCACTGTGATCTAGAACACTACCCTGAATACATCAAACACCTTAAGAAATTCATCGCAACCGTAGAGAGACCTCTCTCCTCGAGAGCGAGGGCGAGCACGAGCCAGTCAGAAAACAAGAGCGGTGATGTGGAAATGCCGAGGCAGAGCGTAGATAGAAGAGAGAAGCCACCAAGGCAAAGCGTTGATAGAAGGGAGAAAGAGAAACCGCCAAAGGGTCCTTCCAAGAAGAGTAAGCTGAGAATCACTTTCGAGCAGCACTTAGATCGGTCGAGGAGGAGCGTTGACCTCCATGACAAGACAAGGAAGAGCGttgaccatcatcatcatcagattgAGAGAGGGAGGAAGAGTGTTGATAAGTTGGATAGAGTACGGTCTGAATAA
- the LOC108841135 gene encoding cytochrome P450 724B1-like → MGWPFIGETISFFKPHRSDSIGTFLQQRVSRYGKVFMSNLCGGKAIVSCDQELNMFILQHEGKLFTSDYPKAMHDILGEYSLLLATGEIHRKLKNVIISFINLTKSKPAFLLCAENLSISMLESWKNCREIEFHKEVKMFTLSVMVNQLLSIKPEDPARRYVLQDFLSYMKGFVSLPVPLPGTAYTNAIKARKRLSTRVMDMIKQRENEEQEMKKGLREEDFLDVIMSNEDLNYEEKVSIVLDILLGGFETSATLLSLVVYFLAKSPSLLQKLKEEHEAIIAKKGDGELLNWQDYQKMEFTQCVMSEALRCGNIVKTVHRKATHDIKFKEYVIPKGWKVFPIFTAVHLDPSLHENPYEFNPMRWTNKGKMNKKTTAFGGGVRVCPGGELGKLQIAFFLHHLVLSYRWKIKSDEMPIAHPYVEFKRGMLLEIVPTS, encoded by the exons ATGGGATGGCCGTTTATTGGAGAAACCATTTCTTTTTTCAAACCTCATAGATCAGACTCCATTGGTACATTCTTGCAACAACGTGTTTCACG GTATGGAAAAGTTTTCATGTCAAATCTATGTGGTGGAAAAGCAATAGTCTCATGTGACCAAGAACTCAACATGTTCATACTTCAACACGAAGGGAAGTTATTTACATCGGATTATCCAAAAGCGATGCATGACATTCTCGGCGAATATTCCCTACTATTAGCCACCGGAGAAATTCACAGGAAACTAAAAAATGTTATCATTAGTTTTATCAATCTCACAAAGTCGAAACCTGCCTTTCTTCTCTGCGCAGAGAACCTCTCTATCTCGATGCTAGAGTCATGGAAAAATTGCCGAGAAATCGAATTCCATAAAGAAGTTAAAATG TTTACTTTGAGCGTTATGGTAAACCAACTATTGAGCATAAAACCAGAAGATCCAGCTAGACGTTATGTATTGCAAGATTTTTTATCTTATATGAAAGGGTTTGTATCGTTACCAGTACCGCTTCCAGGAACCGCCTATACAAACGCAATTAAG GCTAGGAAGAGATTGTCCACGAGGGTTATGGACATGATAAAACAGcgagaaaatgaagaacaagagatgAAGAAGGGATTAAGAGAAGAAGATTTTCTAGATGTAATAATGTCAAATGAGGATCTAAATTACGAAGAGAAAGTTAGCATTGTCTTGGACATTTTGCTTGGAGGTTTTGAAACAAGTGCTACTCTTCTTTCATTGGTTGTCTATTTTCTAGCAAAATCTCCAAGTCTTCTTCAGAAACTCAAA GAAGAACATGAAGCCATTATAGCCAAGAAAGGAGATGGAGAACTCTTGAACTGGCAAGATTATCAGAAGATGGAATTCACCCAATGT GTGATGTCTGAAGCACTGCGATGTGGAAATATTGTCAAGACGGTACATCGAAAAGCTACCCATGATATTAAATTCAAAG AATATGTGATTCCGAAGGGATGGAAGGTGTTTCCTATTTTCACAGCAGTACATCTTGATCCATCACTCCATGAAAATCCTTATGAATTTAACCCCATGAGATGGACC AACAAGGGGAAGATGAACAAGAAAACGACGGCGTTTGGGGGAGGAGTAAGAGTATGTCCTGGTGGTGAACTTGGAAAACTCCAAATCGCTTTCTTCCTTCATCATCTTGTCCTCTCTTATAG GTGGAAAATAAAGTCTGATGAAATGCCAATAGCACATCCTTACGTGGAGTTTAAGAGAGGCATGCTTTTGGAGATCGTTCCAACAAGTTAG
- the LOC108843639 gene encoding E3 ubiquitin-protein ligase RGLG2, with translation MGTGNSKQKWRQRSSSSSSFRSASASSSPWASHQTYPQYGSGSYNYPPPPPEYPQPPSPSSYTTQPPYSQSYGNDKKRLERKYSKISDDYSSLDQVTEALARAGLESSNLIVGIDFTKSNEWTGARSFNRKSLHFIGSTTPNPYEQAIAIIGRTLAAFDEDNLIPCYGFGDASTHDQDVFSFNPDDGFCNGFEEVLGRYKEIVPQLKLAGPTSFAPIIDMAMTIVEESGGQYHVLVIIADGQVTRSVDTENGQLSPQELKTVDAIVQASKLPLSIVLVGVGDGPWDMMREFDDNIPARAFDNFQFVNFTEIMAKNKAQSLKETEFALSALMEIPQQYKATLELNLLGRRNGNITERFPLPPPMQGGASSYNKPKANDRVPSFKPSVPSYPTENYHVRSSPPAPPATTSASSDNQICPICLSNPKDMAFGCGHQTCCECGPDLEMCPICRAPIQTRIKLY, from the exons ATGGGGACAGGGAATTCTAAGCAGAAATGGAGACagcgttcttcttcttcatcgtcgTTTAGGTCAGCTTCAGCTTCTTCATCTCCATGGGCTTCTCATCAAACCTATCCTCAATACGGTTCCGGAAGCTATAACtatcctcctccacctcctgaGTACCCCCAACCTCCTTCACCTTCTTCATATACTACTCAGCCGCCTTACTCTCAAAGTTATGGCAATGATAAGAAGAGGTTGGAGCGCAAGTACTCCAAAATCTCCGATGATTACTCCTCTTTGGACCAG GTGACAGAGGCTCTTGCTCGTGCGGGTCTAGAATCTTCGAATCTCATTGTCGGTATTGATTTCACTAAGAGCAACGAGTGGACAG GGGCTAGGTCCTTCAATAGGAAAAGCCTACACTTCATAGGCAGTACTACCCCCAATCCCTACGAGCAAGCCATAGCTATCATAGGAAGAACCTTAGCCGCTTTTGACGAGGACAACTTGATTCCGTGTTACGGTTTCGGAGATGCGTCGACGCACGATCAAGACGTGTTTAGTTTCAATCCTGATGATGGGTTCTGTAATGGCTTCGAGGAAGTGCTTGGTCGGTATAAAGAGATTGTCCCTCAGCTTAAGCTTGCAGGCCCCACCTCGTTTGCTCCTATCATTGATATGGCAATGACCATTGTTGAGGAGAGTGGTGGACAATATCACGTCCTAGTGATTATAGCAGATGGGCAG GTTACAAGAAGCGTTGACACTGAAAATGGACAGTTAAGTCCGCAAGAACTGAAGACTGTTGATGCTATCGTGCAAGCGAG TAAGCTACCTCTATCAATCGTCTTGGTCGGTGTAGGGGATGGACCATGGGACATGATGAGGGAGTTTGATGATAACATTCCTGCACGAGCTTTTGATAACTTCCAA TTCGTCAACTTCACAGAGATCATGGCAAAGAACAAAGCTCAGTCCTTGAAAGAAACAGAGTTTGCTCTTTCTGCTCTCATGGAGATTCCTCAACAATACAAGGCTACCTTGGAGCTTAACCTTTTAGG AAGAAGAAATGGGAATATAACGGAACGGTTTCCTCTTCCACCTCCAATGCAAGGTGGAGCATCGTCCTACAACAAGCCAAAGGCTAATGATCGTGTTCCAAGTTTCAAACCGAGTGTACCTTCTTATCCAACTGAAAACTATCATGTAAGGTCTAGTCCTCCTGCGCCACCCGCTACGACCTCAGCTTCTTCTGATAACCAG ATATGTCCGATTTGTCTGAGCAACCCTAAAGACATGGCTTTTGGTTGTGGTCATCAG ACTTGTTGCGAATGTGGACCGGATCTTGAAATGTGTCCAATTTGCCGTGCACCGATCCAGACAAGAATAAAACTCTACTAA